One stretch of Roseimicrobium sp. ORNL1 DNA includes these proteins:
- a CDS encoding J domain-containing protein, producing the protein MAVEFKDYYTTLGVPRDASEADIKKAFRKLAREHHPDVAKDKKGAEEKFKEINEAYEVLGDPEKRKKYDTLGPNWNQECGFQPPPEWAGAGGGRRGARSTGGGPEAREFHFGGTGFSDFFEQFFGGGASAGGGVYGFGGNTEDDEGFFHAAANQPHRGRDVEGDILVTLQEAMEGTMRPISLQTVDPATGKQETHEFTVRIPAGASDGRRIRVPGKGGPGFNGGDPGDLFLRVRLAAHPEFRAKESDLYHDLDLAPWEAVLGGEVEVPSLDGNKLKMRIPAGTQNGQQLRLRGRGLPKGRTGERGDLYVVVNVQLPTSLTEEERTHWEALAKTSNFRPR; encoded by the coding sequence ATGGCTGTAGAGTTCAAGGATTACTACACAACGCTGGGTGTGCCTCGCGATGCGAGCGAGGCAGACATCAAGAAGGCCTTCCGCAAGCTGGCCCGCGAGCACCACCCCGACGTCGCCAAGGACAAGAAGGGTGCCGAGGAGAAGTTCAAGGAGATCAACGAGGCCTACGAGGTGCTGGGCGATCCCGAAAAACGGAAGAAGTACGATACCCTGGGGCCAAACTGGAACCAGGAATGCGGATTCCAACCGCCCCCGGAATGGGCCGGGGCAGGCGGCGGCCGGCGCGGGGCACGTAGCACCGGTGGCGGTCCCGAGGCGCGCGAGTTCCACTTCGGCGGCACGGGCTTCAGTGATTTCTTCGAGCAGTTCTTCGGCGGCGGCGCGAGTGCGGGCGGTGGTGTCTACGGCTTCGGCGGCAACACGGAGGATGATGAAGGCTTTTTCCACGCTGCCGCAAACCAACCGCACCGTGGTCGCGATGTGGAGGGGGACATTCTGGTCACCCTGCAAGAGGCCATGGAGGGCACCATGCGGCCCATCTCGCTGCAGACAGTGGACCCGGCGACGGGCAAGCAGGAGACCCATGAGTTCACTGTGCGCATCCCCGCCGGAGCGAGTGACGGACGGCGCATCCGCGTTCCCGGCAAAGGCGGCCCCGGCTTCAACGGAGGCGACCCCGGAGATCTCTTCCTGCGCGTGCGCCTCGCGGCCCATCCCGAGTTCCGCGCGAAGGAGTCCGATCTGTACCACGATCTGGATCTCGCCCCGTGGGAAGCGGTACTCGGCGGTGAAGTGGAGGTCCCCAGTCTGGATGGCAATAAGCTCAAGATGCGCATCCCCGCCGGCACGCAGAATGGCCAGCAACTCCGCCTGCGAGGTCGCGGGCTGCCCAAAGGACGCACCGGCGAGCGCGGCGACCTGTACGTGGTGGTGAATGTGCAACTCCCCACTTCCCTGACTGAAGAAGAACGCACCCACTGGGAAGCCCTGGCAAAGACATCAAACTTCCGACCGAGGTGA
- a CDS encoding chaperone modulator CbpM: protein MSDFTEAHTPSAHGYYAIEAVAEITGTPRHLIAVYCRHGMIATIGHPEEEGWTFDDNAILRLRHIEQLRAQYGVNLAGLRAMTAMMNELEELRREIRFLRGR, encoded by the coding sequence ATGTCTGACTTCACCGAAGCACACACTCCCTCGGCCCATGGGTACTACGCCATCGAGGCTGTGGCAGAGATCACCGGCACGCCGAGGCACCTGATCGCGGTGTATTGCCGGCATGGCATGATTGCAACCATCGGCCACCCCGAGGAGGAAGGCTGGACCTTCGACGACAACGCCATCCTCCGGCTCCGCCACATCGAGCAACTACGGGCTCAATACGGCGTGAATCTCGCCGGCCTGCGTGCGATGACAGCGATGATGAATGAACTGGAGGAACTGAGGCGGGAGATCCGCTTTCTGAGGGGGCGCTAA
- a CDS encoding DUF1552 domain-containing protein codes for MPSFIIPKEPVSRRRVLRGLGATIALPFLNAMCPSTVRAASSAKAPVRMAFIFMPNGVRQDRWTPEGTGADYKLSPILQPLERHRGQMNVLTELGHMNCREGDGHYAKTANWLTGTKIAKTTGKDLRCGVSIDQYYAQQVGHATRFGSLELGTEPIHTGVDFNVNYTQLYGSHISWRTPTSPLPPEINPRFVFDRLFRENAEQRRASAMENKSVLDLVLADAKALRSTVGQEDQQKLDEYLDSIRSVERRIEADIARVATGENLDPAVKAEITGLDERISKAMNAVKADPGGRLRLDHTEHSRLMMDLITLSFWSDSTRAASFMFGWAVSGKNFSFLPDVKLGHHESSHHESKEEKLAQYEKINIWHSEQFAYMLDRMKSIKEGEGTLLDNSLVMFGSSLRDGNSHNPKNLPILLAGNGGGIKTGQHHVYGKDTPLCNLFLSMLQAGGVKADRFGDSTGTLQGLV; via the coding sequence ATGCCGTCTTTCATCATCCCAAAAGAGCCCGTTTCCCGCCGTCGTGTCTTGCGTGGCTTGGGCGCGACGATCGCGCTGCCGTTCCTGAACGCCATGTGCCCCAGCACCGTGCGGGCTGCCTCCTCGGCGAAGGCTCCTGTGCGCATGGCCTTCATCTTCATGCCCAACGGCGTGCGCCAGGACCGCTGGACGCCCGAGGGCACGGGCGCCGACTACAAGCTCTCCCCCATCCTGCAGCCGCTGGAGCGTCATCGTGGACAAATGAACGTGCTCACGGAGCTGGGCCACATGAACTGCCGCGAGGGCGACGGCCACTACGCGAAGACCGCGAACTGGCTCACTGGCACGAAGATTGCCAAAACCACGGGCAAGGACCTGCGCTGCGGCGTGAGCATCGACCAGTACTACGCGCAGCAAGTGGGTCACGCGACCCGCTTTGGCTCGCTGGAGCTGGGCACTGAGCCGATTCACACCGGCGTGGATTTCAATGTGAACTACACGCAGCTCTACGGTTCACACATCTCCTGGCGCACCCCCACTTCTCCCCTGCCCCCGGAGATCAATCCGCGCTTCGTCTTTGATCGCCTCTTCCGCGAGAATGCCGAGCAGCGCCGTGCCTCCGCCATGGAGAACAAGAGCGTGCTGGACCTCGTGCTGGCCGATGCGAAAGCTCTCCGCTCCACCGTGGGCCAGGAAGACCAGCAGAAGCTGGATGAATACCTCGACAGCATCCGCAGCGTGGAGCGCCGCATTGAGGCGGACATCGCGCGTGTGGCCACTGGCGAGAATCTCGACCCTGCCGTGAAGGCGGAGATCACAGGCCTGGATGAGCGCATTTCGAAAGCGATGAACGCTGTTAAGGCCGACCCCGGCGGTCGCCTGCGACTGGATCACACCGAGCACTCACGCTTGATGATGGACCTCATCACGCTCTCCTTCTGGAGCGACAGCACCCGCGCTGCGAGTTTCATGTTTGGTTGGGCAGTAAGTGGAAAGAATTTCTCCTTCCTGCCTGATGTGAAGCTGGGTCACCACGAAAGCTCCCACCACGAGAGCAAGGAAGAGAAGCTCGCGCAGTACGAGAAGATCAACATCTGGCACTCCGAGCAGTTCGCCTACATGCTGGACCGTATGAAGTCCATCAAGGAAGGCGAAGGCACCCTGCTGGACAACAGCCTCGTGATGTTTGGCTCCAGCCTTCGGGATGGAAACAGCCACAATCCGAAGAACCTCCCCATCCTCCTCGCCGGCAACGGCGGCGGCATCAAGACCGGCCAGCACCACGTGTACGGAAAAGATACGCCCCTGTGCAATCTCTTCCTCTCCATGCTCCAGGCTGGCGGCGTGAAGGCGGACCGCTTCGGCGACAGCACGGGTACACTACAGGGGCTGGTGTGA
- a CDS encoding DUF1592 domain-containing protein, producing the protein MPVSRAAFPFFLSVASVVTLTLSSTQAQDRAAVADAFQKNVIPVMEQRCFDCHDGEVKKGDVDLQALTDANHPARNDIRLWDKVREQLKAGTMPPKNKTPLEPQGKQAILDWVGMNEMATLALAPSDPGVRKVRRLTRDEYTYALRDLLGIESKPGDKFPADGAGGEGFSNNADTLTLSPLLIEKYITTADDVVKEVWSKDPLRGRLMAPCTSDKLPPEEGAALILRPLVQHAWRRPVSEQELKEVIQVFSAALKRGANWDGALKVAVKTVILSPKFLFIREQEPAKVGEIHQVDHYGMASRLSFFLWSSIPDDELLKLASEKKLQDDAVLAAQVKRMLADKRAVAFTKTFAGQWLRFDELFNTVDPDRRKFPQFNDEMRRNMYDEAFNFADNILRHNGRVLDFLDSDYSYLNEALANHYGVPDVKGPEMRQVKFTDGKRGGLVGMGAILSATAYPQRTSPVLRGKWVLEQLLGSPPPPPPPNVGQLPEDDRDLKGEVTLRKRLEAHRDKAACIGCHVRMDPIGFGLENFNAVGQWRDNENGKALDVGGVMPDGRAFANPAELRKVLMQEKDKFSRTLCSRLLGYALGRGLETVDQPTLLRLEETLKKNDYRSEALIIGVVQSYPFRMAK; encoded by the coding sequence ATGCCTGTCTCTCGTGCCGCCTTTCCGTTCTTCCTGAGTGTTGCCTCCGTAGTCACCTTGACTCTCTCCAGCACGCAGGCACAGGATCGCGCGGCGGTGGCAGATGCTTTTCAGAAGAATGTGATCCCGGTGATGGAGCAGCGTTGCTTCGATTGTCACGACGGGGAGGTGAAGAAGGGGGATGTGGATCTCCAGGCGCTCACGGATGCGAACCATCCGGCCAGGAATGACATCCGACTCTGGGACAAGGTGCGCGAGCAACTCAAGGCCGGCACCATGCCGCCGAAGAACAAGACGCCGCTCGAGCCGCAGGGGAAGCAGGCCATCCTTGACTGGGTGGGCATGAATGAAATGGCCACGCTCGCACTGGCGCCCTCGGATCCCGGTGTGCGCAAAGTGCGGCGGCTGACGCGTGATGAATACACCTACGCGCTGCGGGACTTGCTGGGCATTGAATCGAAGCCCGGCGACAAGTTTCCTGCCGACGGTGCGGGTGGTGAGGGCTTCTCTAACAATGCAGATACGCTCACGCTTTCGCCGCTGCTCATCGAGAAGTACATCACCACGGCGGATGACGTGGTGAAGGAAGTGTGGAGCAAGGATCCGCTGCGGGGACGTCTCATGGCCCCGTGCACCAGTGACAAGCTGCCACCCGAGGAAGGAGCGGCGCTCATCCTTCGTCCTCTGGTGCAGCATGCCTGGCGCAGGCCTGTCTCTGAGCAGGAGCTCAAGGAAGTGATTCAAGTCTTCAGCGCGGCGCTCAAGCGAGGGGCGAACTGGGATGGTGCCCTGAAGGTGGCTGTGAAGACGGTGATTCTTTCGCCGAAGTTTCTCTTCATCCGCGAGCAGGAGCCTGCGAAAGTCGGGGAGATTCACCAAGTGGACCACTATGGCATGGCTTCACGTCTTTCCTTCTTCCTGTGGTCTTCCATTCCGGATGATGAATTGCTGAAGCTCGCTTCCGAGAAGAAACTGCAGGACGATGCCGTGTTGGCCGCGCAAGTGAAGCGCATGCTGGCGGACAAGCGGGCGGTCGCTTTTACAAAGACCTTTGCAGGGCAGTGGTTGCGCTTCGATGAGCTCTTCAACACGGTGGATCCGGACCGCCGCAAGTTCCCGCAGTTCAATGACGAGATGCGGCGCAACATGTATGACGAGGCTTTCAACTTCGCGGACAACATCCTGCGCCACAATGGCCGCGTGTTGGACTTCCTCGACAGCGACTACTCGTATCTTAATGAAGCACTCGCCAACCACTACGGCGTGCCGGATGTGAAGGGACCGGAGATGCGGCAGGTGAAATTCACCGATGGCAAGCGCGGTGGTCTCGTGGGTATGGGTGCCATCCTTTCCGCCACGGCCTATCCGCAGCGCACCAGCCCGGTGCTGCGTGGGAAGTGGGTGCTGGAGCAGTTGCTTGGCTCGCCACCACCGCCACCGCCGCCGAATGTGGGCCAGCTTCCTGAAGATGATCGTGACTTGAAAGGGGAAGTCACCCTGCGCAAACGATTGGAGGCGCATCGCGACAAGGCAGCGTGCATCGGTTGTCACGTACGCATGGACCCTATCGGCTTCGGTTTGGAGAACTTCAATGCCGTGGGCCAGTGGCGCGACAATGAAAACGGCAAGGCACTCGACGTGGGCGGCGTGATGCCCGATGGACGCGCCTTTGCGAATCCCGCCGAACTCCGCAAGGTGCTGATGCAGGAGAAGGACAAATTCTCCCGCACCCTGTGCTCGCGCCTCCTCGGCTACGCTCTAGGTCGTGGTCTCGAAACGGTGGACCAACCCACGCTGCTGCGTCTCGAAGAGACGCTGAAGAAAAACGACTATCGCAGCGAGGCGCTGATCATTGGCGTGGTGCAGAGCTATCCGTTCCGGATGGCGAAGTGA
- a CDS encoding BatA and WFA domain-containing protein — translation MTFLHSQYLHLLWLGLIPVALWLFRRKAKRVQVSTLLFFRTLAREHQESAWLRRLKKVFSLLLTLLVILLAVLALARPFREGGGDTPKSLVVLLDCSASMDAKDADGKTRLDAAKDVLRDRLNALPENIITSLVVYGSEAEVMQSRSTNRRELLRMIDQAEVVPQEDRPEEALVVARRLAALDAPAEIWYASDRAFTPKEEPAGTATAASADAGKPTTAEPRQRFIDVALKETLNVGITGFQIRPAPLARNRFDVFVEVSASSANKAPMDVTLEARLDGNPRGLREFELKPGESTRIILPVEGGRGQRLEMELRAANDSLGWDNVVLAALPETKPLVVAWLAEAPDPFVELALTSLLAEDRIQVLKGGVKDWPLKEKPDVYVFENWLPTPWPTDRPALVLNPPRSEGPIHAKKLERPVPYDAVRAVQPEHPVLFRVTSNRAAVTQTTVLNVSDTLETLWMAGNEPVLAAGEAGGQRLVVTAFQPSRSEQLALLSAFPLLVGNAIYWCAEQAEALASLQPHHPGEVVQVAPGMVRWRVWDGVSIHDVSQEVNSGWMDLRYVGLFEDSKGRVQSSLLLSTRETDVPSAKADAAAPAAAQDNGVKWAGGGNWSTKLLWLALGILLLESWLFHRHAVY, via the coding sequence TTGACCTTCCTCCACTCCCAGTACCTGCATCTCCTCTGGCTCGGGCTCATCCCGGTGGCCTTGTGGTTGTTCCGACGGAAGGCGAAGCGGGTGCAGGTCTCCACGCTGCTTTTCTTCCGGACGCTGGCGCGGGAGCATCAGGAGTCGGCATGGCTGCGGCGGCTGAAGAAGGTTTTTTCCCTGCTGCTCACGCTGCTGGTCATCCTGCTGGCGGTGCTGGCACTGGCGAGGCCATTCCGTGAAGGGGGCGGTGACACACCGAAGAGCCTCGTGGTGTTGCTGGACTGCTCCGCCTCCATGGATGCGAAGGATGCAGACGGAAAGACCAGGCTGGATGCGGCGAAGGATGTGCTGCGGGATCGCCTCAATGCGTTGCCGGAAAATATCATAACCTCGCTGGTGGTGTATGGCTCCGAGGCAGAAGTGATGCAGTCGCGCAGCACGAACCGCCGCGAACTCCTGCGCATGATTGATCAGGCCGAGGTGGTGCCCCAGGAGGATCGTCCGGAGGAAGCGCTGGTCGTTGCCCGGAGGCTCGCTGCGCTGGATGCTCCGGCGGAGATTTGGTATGCGAGTGATCGCGCGTTCACGCCGAAAGAAGAACCGGCTGGTACTGCCACTGCTGCTTCCGCGGATGCGGGCAAGCCAACTACCGCCGAGCCCCGTCAGCGGTTCATTGATGTGGCGCTGAAGGAAACGCTGAATGTCGGCATTACTGGTTTCCAGATTCGCCCGGCGCCGCTGGCGCGCAATCGCTTCGATGTGTTTGTGGAGGTGTCAGCCTCTTCTGCGAACAAGGCACCGATGGATGTCACACTCGAAGCGCGGCTGGATGGCAATCCACGTGGACTGCGCGAGTTTGAACTGAAGCCGGGTGAAAGCACACGTATTATTCTCCCCGTGGAAGGTGGCCGTGGGCAGCGCCTGGAAATGGAGCTGCGTGCTGCGAACGATAGCCTGGGCTGGGACAATGTGGTGCTGGCGGCGCTTCCCGAAACAAAGCCGCTCGTGGTGGCCTGGCTGGCGGAGGCGCCCGATCCGTTTGTGGAACTCGCGCTCACTTCGCTGCTGGCGGAAGACCGCATCCAGGTGCTGAAGGGTGGCGTGAAGGATTGGCCACTGAAGGAGAAGCCGGATGTGTATGTCTTCGAAAACTGGCTGCCGACTCCGTGGCCCACGGACCGACCCGCACTCGTGCTGAACCCTCCGCGCAGCGAAGGGCCGATTCACGCGAAGAAGCTGGAGCGCCCGGTGCCCTATGATGCCGTGCGCGCGGTGCAGCCAGAGCATCCCGTGCTCTTCCGTGTGACCAGCAATCGCGCGGCGGTGACGCAAACCACGGTGCTGAATGTCAGCGACACGCTGGAGACGCTCTGGATGGCGGGCAATGAGCCTGTGCTGGCCGCTGGCGAGGCCGGTGGTCAGCGGCTAGTGGTCACCGCCTTCCAGCCGAGCCGCAGTGAGCAGCTTGCCCTTTTGAGTGCCTTCCCCCTGCTTGTGGGAAATGCGATCTACTGGTGCGCGGAGCAGGCGGAGGCGCTGGCTTCCCTGCAGCCGCACCATCCAGGGGAGGTGGTTCAGGTCGCGCCCGGCATGGTGCGCTGGAGGGTATGGGATGGTGTATCCATCCATGATGTCTCCCAGGAAGTGAATTCGGGCTGGATGGATTTGCGATACGTGGGCCTCTTTGAAGACAGCAAGGGCCGCGTCCAATCCAGCCTCCTGCTTTCCACGCGGGAGACGGATGTGCCCTCGGCAAAGGCAGATGCCGCTGCACCAGCCGCTGCCCAGGACAATGGCGTGAAGTGGGCCGGGGGAGGGAACTGGAGCACGAAGCTGCTCTGGCTTGCCCTCGGCATCCTGCTACTGGAGAGCTGGCTCTTCCACCGGCATGCGGTGTATTGA
- a CDS encoding DUF58 domain-containing protein, whose translation MPETLAREDLFDATFLDRLRTLALRLRKRRALMKRGMQSTPATGFTREFKDYRHYTANDDFRAIDWRLYARLEKLFVRLYEEVQELHVHIVVDTSGSMALPFPEKKRQALRFAVALAYLGLSGQHRVSLYSMNEGVKQELPPLRGQGNIEKFIQTVGKWQYGGFTDLEKCFSDFRPSRQRYGIIFVISDFFGREVGTAVEAVNRAAGWPGETHFVQVIHPWEQRPDLDGEVELADVETGEKRRFWITRRDVKLYTEMFDAFSESLNNACASRQIDFFRCASDEPFEDRFLTLLTRGSALASA comes from the coding sequence ATGCCTGAAACCCTCGCTCGCGAAGACCTCTTTGACGCTACGTTCCTCGACCGCCTGCGCACCCTCGCGCTGCGGCTGCGGAAACGCCGGGCGCTCATGAAGCGCGGCATGCAGAGCACGCCGGCCACCGGATTTACCCGTGAGTTCAAGGACTATCGCCATTACACGGCCAATGACGACTTCCGCGCCATTGACTGGAGACTGTATGCCCGACTGGAGAAACTTTTCGTGCGTCTGTACGAGGAGGTGCAGGAACTGCATGTGCACATCGTGGTGGACACCAGCGGTTCCATGGCGCTTCCGTTTCCGGAAAAGAAACGCCAGGCACTCCGCTTCGCTGTGGCGCTGGCGTATCTCGGCCTGAGCGGTCAGCATCGCGTGAGCCTCTACTCGATGAATGAAGGGGTGAAGCAAGAACTGCCGCCGCTGCGGGGGCAGGGGAATATTGAGAAATTCATCCAGACCGTGGGCAAGTGGCAGTACGGCGGCTTCACGGATCTGGAGAAGTGCTTCAGCGACTTCCGGCCATCACGTCAGCGTTATGGCATCATTTTTGTGATCTCGGACTTCTTTGGTCGCGAAGTGGGCACGGCGGTGGAGGCGGTGAACCGCGCCGCGGGCTGGCCGGGAGAGACGCATTTCGTGCAGGTCATTCATCCGTGGGAGCAGCGCCCGGATCTCGATGGCGAGGTGGAGCTCGCCGATGTGGAGACCGGGGAGAAGCGCCGCTTCTGGATCACGCGGCGTGATGTGAAGCTCTACACAGAAATGTTTGATGCATTCAGCGAAAGCCTGAATAACGCATGTGCCAGCCGGCAGATTGACTTCTTCCGCTGCGCGAGTGATGAACCCTTCGAGGATCGCTTTCTCACGCTTCTCACGCGCGGAAGCGCACTGGCCAGCGCCTAG